The Sulfitobacter donghicola DSW-25 = KCTC 12864 = JCM 14565 genome has a segment encoding these proteins:
- the ribA gene encoding GTP cyclohydrolase II, protein MPFAPDVTETLARSRADLRMGVPIVLGTMLVFAAETLTPQRLADALSLEGDPVLAITARRAETLKARAYDGDLARLRLPQDASLSWIQSIADPADDLRAPLKGPLIAEREGDASTHRTALNVVKSARLLPAAVILELANPAEFAATHSLTHVDSAAAAVLLQANSPLHSTVHARLPIEVSEKGRLHIFRPENGGEEHYAIEIGRPDRQAPVLCRLHSACFTGDVMGSMKCDCGPQLHAALAQMGKEGHGVLLYLNQEGRGIGLANKMRAYSLQDQGFDTVEANHRLGFEDDERDFRLGADILKKMGFSAVNLLTNNPRKVDMMEQSGVHVAQRVPLVVGENRFNTDYLATKAAKSGHFL, encoded by the coding sequence ATGCCTTTCGCCCCAGATGTCACCGAAACACTGGCCCGTTCACGGGCTGATTTGCGTATGGGCGTGCCGATTGTATTAGGTACCATGTTGGTCTTTGCCGCTGAAACGCTGACACCTCAGCGGCTTGCCGATGCGTTGTCGCTGGAAGGCGATCCTGTGTTGGCGATCACCGCACGGCGCGCTGAGACGCTAAAGGCACGTGCCTATGATGGTGATCTCGCGCGGCTGCGCCTACCGCAGGACGCTTCGCTTTCTTGGATTCAAAGCATCGCTGACCCCGCGGATGATCTTCGCGCGCCCCTAAAAGGGCCTCTGATCGCGGAACGCGAAGGGGATGCATCGACCCATAGAACAGCATTGAACGTTGTAAAATCAGCGCGGCTATTGCCCGCTGCTGTGATTTTGGAACTGGCAAATCCAGCTGAATTTGCCGCGACCCATTCACTGACCCACGTCGATAGCGCTGCTGCTGCCGTGTTGCTGCAAGCAAATAGCCCCCTACATTCGACCGTTCACGCCCGCCTGCCCATCGAGGTTTCCGAAAAAGGGCGGCTTCATATCTTTCGTCCCGAAAACGGGGGCGAAGAGCATTACGCGATCGAGATCGGCCGCCCAGATCGTCAGGCTCCTGTTTTGTGCCGCCTCCATTCCGCCTGCTTTACCGGTGATGTTATGGGCAGCATGAAATGTGATTGCGGCCCGCAGCTCCACGCGGCGCTTGCCCAAATGGGCAAAGAAGGCCACGGCGTCTTGTTGTACCTTAACCAAGAGGGGCGCGGCATTGGGCTTGCAAACAAAATGCGGGCCTATTCGCTGCAAGATCAGGGGTTTGACACAGTCGAGGCGAACCACAGATTGGGGTTTGAAGACGACGAACGCGATTTCCGCCTTGGGGCTGACATTTTGAAAAAGATGGGTTTTTCCGCTGTGAACCTGCTGACGAATAACCCCCGCAAGGTTGATATGATGGAGCAATCTGGCGTTCACGTCGCGCAACGTGTTCCGCTAGTGGTTGGCGAGAATCGCTTCAACACAGACTACCTCGCGACCAAAGCCGCCAAATCGGGGCACTTTTTGTGA
- a CDS encoding L,D-transpeptidase family protein, with translation MTPYDLVLTPKGVRFQGKIWPCTIGKGGIKTDKREGDGATPRGVHRIVGMLYRADRIAKPTAWAIPIGPRDLWSDASEDIHYNSLVRAPYGPSHEKLRRADPLYDLVLLTDWNWPNATSGKGSAIFIHQYRRPGYPTEGCVAFSRADLHEIARRISPHSRLIVP, from the coding sequence GTGACGCCCTATGATCTGGTCCTTACCCCCAAGGGTGTGCGATTTCAGGGGAAAATCTGGCCCTGCACCATCGGCAAAGGGGGCATAAAAACAGACAAACGCGAAGGTGATGGCGCGACCCCGCGTGGGGTACACCGCATTGTCGGGATGCTCTACCGTGCGGATCGGATCGCAAAGCCAACAGCCTGGGCTATCCCGATTGGGCCACGGGACCTGTGGTCAGACGCGAGTGAAGATATACACTACAACAGCTTGGTGCGTGCGCCTTATGGCCCTAGCCATGAAAAACTGCGCCGCGCCGACCCGTTGTACGATCTTGTTCTGCTCACTGATTGGAACTGGCCCAATGCCACCAGCGGGAAAGGATCTGCGATCTTTATCCACCAATACCGCAGACCAGGATACCCCACCGAAGGCTGTGTGGCATTTTCGAGAGCAGATTTACACGAAATCGCGCGCCGAATTTCCCCACACAGCCGACTGATCGTTCCTTAA
- a CDS encoding YggS family pyridoxal phosphate-dependent enzyme, with product MTLRDITSKITKAEAKAGREAGSVSLIAVSKVQPNGRVEAVLEEGHRVFGENKVQEAAGKWPAFRERFENIELHLIGPLQTNKTRQAMELADSIHTLDRPKLANTMARIAQEIGKCPDLFIQVNTGEEEQKAGVLPMDADGFIAECLALDLPVKGLMCIPPVEEEAALHFALLAKIAKRNGLQGLSMGMSSDFEKAIALGATHVRVGSAIFGDRVVG from the coding sequence ATGACACTGCGTGACATCACTTCAAAAATTACAAAAGCCGAAGCCAAAGCAGGCCGCGAAGCGGGATCTGTTTCACTGATCGCTGTTAGTAAGGTGCAACCAAACGGACGTGTTGAGGCTGTATTGGAAGAAGGTCACCGCGTTTTTGGTGAAAACAAAGTACAGGAAGCAGCGGGCAAATGGCCTGCCTTTCGCGAACGCTTCGAAAACATCGAACTCCACCTCATCGGCCCCCTGCAAACCAACAAGACCAGACAAGCGATGGAGCTGGCTGACAGCATTCACACGCTCGACCGCCCCAAACTGGCAAACACAATGGCACGAATCGCACAAGAAATCGGTAAATGCCCTGATCTGTTCATTCAGGTGAATACCGGTGAGGAAGAGCAAAAGGCGGGTGTTTTGCCGATGGATGCGGATGGTTTCATTGCCGAATGTCTGGCGCTGGATCTGCCGGTAAAGGGCCTGATGTGCATCCCCCCTGTTGAGGAAGAAGCCGCGCTTCACTTTGCGCTGCTTGCTAAAATTGCGAAACGCAATGGTTTGCAGGGTCTATCAATGGGGATGAGCAGTGATTTCGAAAAAGCGATCGCCTTGGGCGCGACTCATGTTCGCGTGGGTTCGGCAATCTTTGGCGATCGAGTGGTCGGTTAA
- a CDS encoding porin, whose amino-acid sequence MKKVLFATTALVATASVAAADVSFSGYGRFGIVYNSDDGTGDSSTDLTSRFRLQIDATAESDAGVTFGARVRLEGEERDAANGNRPQFNGVRYFARSGGLEIGVGNIFGALEFMPGMYPIDIGLTGHNYDYTAYNFRGDAYSSGGLGDGGDNGVEVLYSAGDFSLHVSASDTDDRIAAHVAYTWNGWTFALGAQDSDNAADTEFAASVGGSFGIADVTLAYADNGTAGDHIVLAGRVDVGAATNIEAYVADADQWADTSFGIDFNHDMGGGTSLRGGVSTGGSLGDETMVDLGVRFNF is encoded by the coding sequence ATGAAAAAAGTTCTCTTCGCAACAACAGCTCTGGTCGCCACAGCTTCAGTTGCAGCAGCAGACGTATCATTCTCCGGCTACGGCCGCTTTGGTATCGTATACAACTCTGACGATGGCACAGGCGACAGCTCCACAGACCTGACAAGCCGTTTCCGCTTGCAGATCGACGCGACAGCTGAATCCGACGCTGGCGTTACTTTCGGTGCACGTGTTCGTCTTGAAGGCGAAGAGCGCGACGCAGCAAACGGCAACCGCCCACAGTTCAACGGCGTTCGTTACTTCGCACGTTCCGGTGGTCTGGAAATCGGTGTTGGTAACATCTTCGGCGCGCTTGAGTTCATGCCTGGCATGTACCCAATCGACATCGGTCTGACCGGTCACAACTATGACTACACCGCATACAACTTCCGCGGCGACGCGTACTCCTCCGGTGGCCTCGGCGACGGTGGCGACAACGGTGTAGAAGTTCTGTACTCCGCAGGCGACTTCTCCTTGCACGTATCTGCGTCTGACACAGACGACCGTATCGCAGCACACGTTGCATACACATGGAACGGCTGGACATTCGCATTGGGTGCACAGGATTCCGACAACGCAGCTGACACAGAGTTCGCAGCATCTGTTGGTGGTTCCTTCGGTATCGCAGACGTTACATTGGCATACGCAGACAACGGCACAGCAGGCGATCACATCGTTCTGGCCGGTCGTGTTGACGTAGGCGCAGCAACAAACATCGAAGCTTATGTTGCAGACGCTGACCAGTGGGCTGACACATCCTTCGGTATCGACTTCAACCACGACATGGGTGGCGGTACATCCCTGCGCGGTGGTGTTTCCACAGGCGGTTCCTTGGGCGACGAGACCATGGTTGACTTGGGTGTTCGCTTCAACTTCTAA
- a CDS encoding DUF3576 domain-containing protein, with protein sequence MARIRARNIVILAVALGALSACGSIGKIGKPATERPAQYQNPNVPSVVETDSSNTIWSLFNNKSTESTVAVNKYLWSASLEVLSFLPVTSVDPFTGVIVTGFGTPPGGGRSYRATVLIDDPALDARSLHVALQSRGGAVSRATTRAVEDAILSRARELRISDNKL encoded by the coding sequence ATGGCGCGCATTCGGGCACGAAATATAGTGATACTGGCGGTAGCGCTTGGCGCATTGTCGGCCTGTGGATCAATCGGGAAGATCGGCAAACCCGCGACTGAGCGGCCTGCTCAGTATCAAAACCCTAATGTTCCTTCAGTTGTCGAAACTGATTCGAGCAATACAATCTGGTCGCTGTTCAATAATAAGAGCACCGAAAGCACCGTAGCCGTAAACAAATACCTATGGAGCGCCTCACTGGAGGTGCTTAGCTTCTTGCCCGTAACTTCTGTTGACCCATTCACTGGTGTGATCGTCACCGGCTTTGGAACACCTCCGGGTGGCGGCCGTTCTTATCGTGCGACTGTCTTGATCGACGATCCTGCGTTAGATGCACGTTCTTTGCATGTTGCATTGCAATCCCGCGGTGGCGCAGTGAGCAGAGCAACGACACGCGCCGTCGAAGACGCGATTCTTTCGCGCGCGCGTGAACTGCGGATTTCTGACAACAAACTCTAA
- the leuS gene encoding leucine--tRNA ligase, translating into MTSTTRYTPSEIEARWQAAWEKDEIFKAVRSADKPKYYVLEMFPYPSGRIHMGHVRNYTLGDVIARYKLAKGFNVLHPMGWDSFGLAAENAAMQKGIHPGEWTYQNIEDMKNQMKPLGFSLDWSREIATCHPDYYQHQQAMFIDMIDAGLIYRKNAIVNWDPVDMTVLANEQVEQGRGWRSGALVERRELTQWFFKISDYSEELLAGLDTLENWPAKVRLMQENWIGKSRGLQFAFSAINAPDGHDRIEVYTTRPDTLNGASFVGISPDHPIAKLLERDNPEVAAFTAECRKGGTTEEAIETAEKLGFDTGIRVRHPFDTSQELPVYIANFILMDYGTGAIFGCPAHDPRDFEFATKYGLPIISTFLPSEDANEELTEAFVPAKTEKVFFNRGFAGEQWQTGLEAIDAAITFCESQGVGQGVTKYRLRDWGLSRQRYWGCPIPVVHCDDCGVVPEKKENLPVKLPEDVTFDVPGNPLDRHTEWRTTPCPSCGKPAQRETDTMDTFVDSSWYYARFTAPHADTPTVMDDAEYWMNVDQYIGGVEHAILHLLYARFFARAMEITGHLPKSAAEPFDALFTQGMVTHAIYKTEAGADGRPVFHYPEEVDLKGDKAFLKEGGSEVEIIPSAKMSKSKNNVVDPLSIISAFGADTARWFVLSDSPPERDVEWTASGAEAAYKHLTRVWNICDRIGAMEDGAKGEGDDDLLRQMHKAIHDVTMAIESFGFNAAIAKLYGFTATLQKSKASKAAQREAVMTLAQLMSPMTPHLAEDIWANQGGEGLIAKAPWPVVDESMLKDDNVTLPIQVNGKRRGEINVPAEMPKDEVEKLALAHEAVIRILDGGTPKKVIVVPGRIVNVVV; encoded by the coding sequence ATGACCTCTACCACCCGTTACACCCCATCCGAGATCGAAGCCCGCTGGCAAGCCGCCTGGGAAAAGGACGAGATATTCAAAGCTGTTCGTTCGGCGGATAAGCCCAAGTATTACGTCCTTGAGATGTTTCCCTATCCTTCGGGGCGGATTCACATGGGCCACGTACGTAACTATACGTTGGGCGATGTCATTGCGCGCTATAAACTCGCCAAAGGGTTTAACGTCTTGCACCCGATGGGTTGGGATTCGTTTGGTTTGGCCGCTGAAAACGCAGCGATGCAAAAAGGTATTCACCCCGGTGAGTGGACCTATCAAAACATCGAAGACATGAAAAACCAGATGAAGCCGTTAGGCTTTTCGTTGGATTGGTCGCGTGAAATCGCAACATGCCACCCAGATTACTATCAGCACCAGCAGGCGATGTTCATTGATATGATCGATGCTGGCCTGATTTATCGCAAGAACGCCATCGTGAACTGGGATCCGGTAGATATGACCGTTCTGGCGAATGAACAGGTTGAACAAGGGCGCGGCTGGCGCTCGGGGGCGCTGGTGGAACGGCGCGAGCTCACACAGTGGTTCTTTAAGATCTCGGATTACTCCGAAGAGCTGCTTGCCGGGCTGGACACGCTAGAAAACTGGCCTGCCAAGGTACGCCTGATGCAGGAAAACTGGATCGGGAAATCGCGCGGCCTGCAATTTGCCTTTTCCGCAATCAACGCCCCTGATGGCCATGACCGCATCGAAGTCTATACAACGCGGCCTGATACGCTGAACGGCGCCAGCTTTGTTGGCATCTCACCAGATCACCCGATTGCCAAACTGCTGGAACGTGACAATCCCGAAGTTGCGGCCTTTACGGCAGAATGCCGCAAAGGCGGCACAACAGAAGAAGCGATCGAAACAGCCGAAAAACTGGGCTTTGATACAGGTATCCGCGTCCGTCATCCGTTTGACACCTCACAAGAGCTGCCAGTCTACATCGCGAACTTCATCTTGATGGATTACGGTACAGGCGCAATTTTTGGCTGCCCTGCCCATGACCCGCGCGATTTTGAATTCGCGACGAAATATGGCCTGCCGATCATCTCGACCTTCCTGCCCAGCGAAGACGCGAATGAAGAACTAACCGAAGCCTTTGTGCCTGCCAAAACCGAAAAGGTTTTCTTCAACCGCGGTTTTGCGGGCGAGCAGTGGCAAACGGGCCTAGAGGCGATTGATGCCGCGATCACGTTCTGCGAATCTCAGGGTGTTGGCCAAGGTGTCACTAAATACCGCCTGCGCGACTGGGGTCTGTCCCGCCAGCGCTATTGGGGCTGCCCTATTCCTGTTGTGCATTGTGATGACTGCGGCGTTGTTCCCGAAAAGAAAGAGAACCTGCCCGTTAAATTGCCCGAAGACGTCACCTTTGACGTACCAGGAAACCCGCTGGACCGTCACACGGAATGGCGCACAACGCCTTGCCCGTCTTGTGGTAAGCCTGCGCAACGTGAAACCGACACGATGGATACCTTTGTGGATTCGTCATGGTATTACGCACGCTTTACTGCGCCTCATGCCGATACGCCTACCGTGATGGATGATGCCGAGTATTGGATGAACGTCGATCAATACATCGGCGGGGTCGAGCACGCGATCCTTCACCTACTTTACGCACGCTTCTTTGCGCGCGCGATGGAGATCACGGGGCATTTGCCAAAATCAGCCGCCGAACCTTTTGATGCGCTGTTCACTCAGGGCATGGTGACCCACGCGATCTACAAGACCGAAGCAGGCGCAGATGGGCGCCCTGTCTTCCACTATCCCGAAGAGGTGGACCTAAAAGGGGACAAGGCCTTCCTCAAAGAGGGTGGTTCAGAGGTTGAGATCATCCCATCGGCCAAAATGTCCAAATCCAAGAACAACGTTGTTGATCCACTCAGCATCATTTCCGCCTTTGGTGCGGATACGGCCCGCTGGTTTGTGCTCAGCGATTCGCCTCCCGAACGTGACGTCGAATGGACAGCCTCAGGCGCTGAAGCCGCCTATAAACACCTCACTCGTGTTTGGAACATCTGTGACCGTATCGGTGCGATGGAAGACGGGGCAAAGGGCGAAGGTGATGATGATCTGCTGAGACAGATGCATAAAGCCATCCACGATGTGACCATGGCGATTGAAAGCTTTGGATTTAACGCCGCCATCGCCAAGCTGTACGGCTTTACCGCGACTTTGCAAAAATCCAAAGCATCCAAAGCCGCGCAGCGCGAGGCAGTAATGACGCTGGCACAGCTGATGTCACCGATGACGCCACACTTGGCCGAAGATATTTGGGCGAACCAAGGCGGCGAGGGCCTGATCGCCAAAGCCCCTTGGCCGGTTGTTGATGAATCCATGCTGAAGGACGACAATGTCACCCTGCCTATTCAGGTGAACGGCAAACGTCGCGGCGAAATCAACGTTCCTGCCGAGATGCCAAAGGATGAGGTCGAAAAGCTGGCCCTTGCCCATGAGGCTGTTATCCGTATCCTTGACGGCGGAACACCCAAGAAGGTGATCGTTGTCCCGGGGCGGATTGTGAATGTCGTTGTTTAA
- the lptE gene encoding LPS assembly lipoprotein LptE: MSLFNRRSLIALPFALAACGFTPAYGPEGAGTKLRGQVLVQEPSSQAGYLLTRHLETRLGRSGSSARYALDLNIVLKQDGLAINTAGDTTRFNLTGRVNYALRDTNSGDVLSSGEVENFTAYSATGTTVASLAAERDAVERLMNILGDQITARLFATDLPS, translated from the coding sequence ATGTCGTTGTTTAACCGCCGAAGCCTGATCGCGCTGCCCTTTGCGTTGGCCGCCTGTGGTTTTACGCCTGCATATGGCCCTGAGGGCGCGGGAACAAAGCTGCGCGGGCAGGTGTTGGTGCAAGAGCCGTCTTCACAAGCGGGCTACCTGCTGACACGCCATCTGGAAACCCGACTGGGGCGTAGCGGTAGCTCGGCACGGTATGCGTTAGACCTGAACATCGTGTTGAAGCAAGACGGGCTGGCAATTAACACGGCGGGTGACACGACGCGGTTTAATTTGACGGGTCGTGTCAACTATGCGTTGCGTGACACTAATTCTGGTGATGTTCTCTCTTCTGGCGAAGTCGAGAATTTTACCGCTTACTCGGCCACAGGCACCACTGTTGCATCTTTGGCTGCTGAGCGGGACGCCGTTGAGCGGCTGATGAACATCCTTGGCGACCAAATCACCGCCCGCTTGTTTGCTACGGACCTGCCCTCATGA
- the holA gene encoding DNA polymerase III subunit delta, producing the protein MKLGRRDGAGIVAKPPKDKLGLLLYGSDAMRVALKRQEYLKALLGPAAEEEMRLTRIPAGELRREPALLMDAIKAVGFFPGPRAAFVEGATELVAQTIIQTMEDWQAGDAQIIITAGDLKKTSKLLKAFQTHSNAYAWGIFDDPPDRAEIERLLNEAKLRADGPAMTALEDLARSLDPGDFRQTLEKLSLYKLSDTDTAVSLDDLAACSPASVEAAVDDIINVIAEKQIKLIGPLMRRLQSQGVNAVTLSIMAMRHFRTLHRSACNPGAPIWGVRDRDRVMRQARDWGTPKLETALTILTDTDLQLRSAGQTAPAMAIIERTFIRLAMFGASRGG; encoded by the coding sequence ATGAAACTAGGTCGCCGCGATGGCGCTGGGATCGTCGCGAAACCGCCCAAGGATAAGCTTGGGCTGTTGTTATACGGCAGCGACGCCATGCGCGTGGCCCTCAAACGGCAAGAGTACCTAAAAGCGCTGCTCGGCCCTGCCGCCGAAGAGGAAATGCGACTCACCCGCATTCCTGCAGGCGAGCTGCGGCGCGAACCTGCGCTGTTGATGGATGCCATCAAAGCTGTCGGCTTTTTCCCTGGTCCCCGCGCTGCCTTTGTAGAGGGCGCAACCGAACTGGTGGCGCAAACCATAATCCAAACGATGGAGGATTGGCAGGCGGGGGATGCGCAAATCATCATCACCGCAGGGGATTTGAAAAAAACGTCCAAACTGCTCAAGGCCTTTCAAACCCACAGCAACGCCTATGCGTGGGGTATCTTTGATGATCCCCCTGACCGCGCCGAAATTGAGCGCCTTTTAAACGAGGCAAAGCTTCGGGCGGATGGACCAGCAATGACCGCGCTGGAAGACCTTGCTCGCAGCCTTGATCCAGGTGATTTTCGCCAAACCCTTGAAAAGCTGTCGTTGTACAAACTCAGCGATACGGACACGGCGGTATCTCTTGATGATCTTGCGGCTTGTTCCCCTGCCTCGGTTGAGGCCGCTGTCGATGACATCATCAACGTCATCGCTGAAAAACAGATCAAGCTGATCGGCCCCTTGATGCGCCGCCTGCAAAGCCAAGGCGTGAACGCTGTGACCCTGAGCATCATGGCCATGCGCCATTTCCGCACCCTCCACCGTAGTGCCTGCAACCCTGGTGCCCCGATCTGGGGCGTACGCGACCGCGACCGTGTGATGCGCCAAGCCCGCGATTGGGGGACACCGAAATTAGAGACCGCCCTGACGATTTTGACAGACACTGATTTGCAACTACGCTCAGCAGGGCAAACTGCCCCTGCAATGGCGATCATAGAACGCACGTTCATTCGCCTCGCCATGTTTGGGGCCAGCAGAGGAGGCTAA
- a CDS encoding glutathione S-transferase family protein: protein MYKVIGAPATRAFRVMWMLEELGQPYEVIPVKPASKEARDYNPSGKVPALVDGEETLTDSVAIMQYLADKHGGLTAPAGTPQRARQDAMLFWLIDEFDAILWAAAKHSFVFPEDMRVPIIKDSLKAEFLRASTVLANRLDGPFLMGDEITVPDLLAVHCINWSIGAKFPKVDERLGSWAAELRKRDAFKAVRAQTSS, encoded by the coding sequence ATGTATAAAGTTATCGGAGCACCAGCCACACGCGCCTTTCGCGTCATGTGGATGCTCGAAGAGCTTGGCCAGCCCTATGAAGTTATCCCAGTAAAGCCCGCCTCAAAAGAGGCTCGCGACTATAACCCTTCGGGCAAAGTACCCGCCCTTGTGGATGGTGAGGAAACCCTCACCGACTCTGTCGCGATCATGCAGTACCTTGCGGATAAACATGGCGGTTTGACTGCACCTGCAGGCACCCCGCAACGCGCACGCCAAGATGCGATGCTGTTCTGGTTGATCGACGAATTCGACGCGATTCTCTGGGCCGCTGCCAAACACAGCTTTGTCTTTCCAGAAGACATGCGTGTGCCGATCATCAAAGACAGTTTGAAGGCCGAGTTCCTGCGCGCGTCAACCGTGCTGGCCAATCGTCTGGATGGCCCTTTTTTGATGGGTGACGAGATAACCGTACCTGACCTATTGGCCGTTCATTGTATCAACTGGTCCATCGGCGCAAAGTTCCCAAAGGTGGATGAGCGCCTTGGCTCTTGGGCGGCAGAGCTGCGCAAACGCGACGCGTTCAAAGCGGTTCGAGCGCAAACCAGTTCTTAA
- a CDS encoding TIGR03862 family flavoprotein has product MNTAIIIGAGPAGLMAAEELAKAGVSVTVCEAKPSVGRKFLMAGKSGLNITKDEAPEQFLAAFTEASPHLAPMIAAFGPNEIKLWAAELGQELFTGSTGRVFPKAMKASPLLRAWLGRLDALGVTFNTRWRWTGWSDGGLRFDTPEGVQTLGADVTIFALGGASWKRLGSDGVWAEAFQAKNVPVTPFSAANAGIKIDWSSFMEKHFGFALKGIALSSGPFTSRGEAVISRQGIEGGGVYSVSRGVRDGHQLVVDLAPDQTLENIGKKLSKPQGKATLTNHMRKVLKLDPAKIALLQEMAKPLPKDPKQLAKLIKAVPVQHSGLRPMDEAISTAGGVAWSGVDETLMLQSMPATYVVGEMLDWEAPTGGYLITACLATGAWAGRHAAAKIG; this is encoded by the coding sequence ATGAACACAGCAATCATTATTGGCGCAGGCCCTGCGGGACTAATGGCGGCCGAAGAATTGGCCAAGGCGGGTGTGTCCGTCACAGTTTGCGAGGCAAAGCCATCAGTTGGACGTAAATTCCTGATGGCAGGGAAATCGGGTTTGAACATCACCAAAGATGAGGCCCCCGAACAATTTTTGGCAGCATTTACCGAGGCTTCACCGCATTTGGCCCCGATGATTGCAGCCTTTGGCCCGAATGAGATCAAGCTATGGGCAGCCGAGTTGGGGCAAGAGCTGTTCACAGGTTCAACGGGCCGCGTGTTTCCAAAAGCGATGAAAGCTTCGCCTTTGCTGCGTGCGTGGCTTGGACGTCTTGATGCGTTGGGTGTCACGTTTAACACGCGTTGGCGCTGGACGGGTTGGAGCGACGGCGGCCTGCGCTTTGACACCCCTGAGGGCGTGCAAACGCTGGGTGCTGATGTCACGATTTTTGCGCTGGGCGGAGCAAGCTGGAAAAGATTGGGTTCGGATGGTGTTTGGGCTGAGGCGTTTCAGGCAAAAAACGTGCCAGTGACCCCCTTCTCGGCTGCCAATGCTGGGATCAAAATCGACTGGTCCTCCTTTATGGAGAAACATTTTGGCTTTGCGTTGAAGGGGATTGCACTATCCTCTGGCCCTTTCACATCTCGTGGCGAAGCGGTCATATCGCGGCAGGGGATCGAAGGCGGAGGGGTCTATTCCGTTTCTCGCGGCGTGAGGGACGGCCACCAACTGGTTGTTGATCTGGCGCCCGACCAAACGCTGGAAAACATTGGAAAGAAACTGTCCAAACCTCAGGGCAAGGCCACGCTCACCAACCACATGCGAAAGGTGCTCAAGCTGGATCCGGCAAAGATTGCCTTGCTGCAAGAGATGGCAAAGCCACTGCCAAAAGACCCAAAGCAATTGGCGAAACTGATAAAAGCAGTGCCTGTGCAACATTCAGGGCTTCGACCCATGGACGAGGCGATCTCGACCGCGGGGGGCGTTGCGTGGAGCGGGGTGGATGAGACGTTGATGCTGCAAAGCATGCCAGCAACCTATGTTGTGGGGGAAATGTTGGATTGGGAAGCCCCCACCGGAGGCTATTTGATCACGGCATGCCTTGCGACAGGCGCATGGGCAGGGCGCCATGCAGCCGCGAAGATTGGTTAA